The genomic interval CAACACCCGCCGCAAAGCATTCCCCAAGGTGACCCCATAACCGATCTCCAGAGGTTCAATCGTAAACTTTCCATATTCGGAAGTCAGGGTTTCCTGCTCAACCTTCAAGGATTTAGGAGTAATCAGATCTCGCCAATTTTTATATTTCATTGATATATTCATAGTATTCCNNNNNNNNNNNNNNNNNNNNNNNNNNNNNNNNNNNNNNNNNNNNNNNNNNNNNNNNNNNNNNNNNNNNNNNNNNNNNNNNNNNNNNNNNNNNNNNNNNNNTATTCCTTAACGAGAATAAAATTCTACAATCAGCTGCTCATTGATTGTCTGGGCAATATCCTCACGTTTGGGCAGAGACGTAACTGTCCCCTTAAAGTTATTCTTATCCAAATCGAGGAATGCCGGTAATCCCCGCCGTCCGGCCGCATCAAGTGCTTCGACAATCCGACCAACTTTCCGACTTTTTTCACGCAACTCAATTACATCACCGGATTTAACCTGGAAAGAGGGGATATTTACTTTAGCCCCATTAACCATGAAATGACCATGACGAACCAGCTGCCTGGCTTCATTTCTGGTATTGGTAAATCCCAACCGATAAGCAATGTTATCGAGGCGTCGCTCAACCATAATCAAAAGATTTTCGCCGGTCACCCCTTTCTGCCGGTCAGCCCGCTGGAAGTAACTACGGAACTGTTTTTCCAATAATCCATAAATCCGGCGAACCTTCTGTTTTTCCCGCAACTGAACACCATATTCAGAAAACTTGCTACGCCGCTGACCATGCTGTCCAGGAGCATAAGCCCTCCGGTCCACGGCACA from Pseudomonadota bacterium carries:
- the rpsD gene encoding 30S ribosomal protein S4, whose protein sequence is MARYKDSVCRLCRREGIKLFLKGDRCYTDKCAVDRRAYAPGQHGQRRSKFSEYGVQLREKQKVRRIYGLLEKQFRSYFQRADRQKGVTGENLLIMVERRLDNIAYRLGFTNTRNEARQLVRHGHFMVNGAKVNIPSFQVKSGDVIELREKSRKVGRIVEALDAAGRRGLPAFLDLDKNNFKGTVTSLPKREDIAQTINEQLIVEFYSR